A genome region from Hippopotamus amphibius kiboko isolate mHipAmp2 chromosome 1, mHipAmp2.hap2, whole genome shotgun sequence includes the following:
- the LOC130854987 gene encoding heterogeneous nuclear ribonucleoprotein A1-like, protein MSKSESPKEPEQLRKLFIGGLSFETTDESLRSHFEQWGTLTDCVVMRDPNTKHSRDFGCVTYATVEEVDAAMNARPHKVDGRVVEPKRAISREDSQRPGAHLTVKKIFVSGIKEDTEEHHLRDYFEQYGKIEVIEIMTDRGSGKKRGFAFITFDDHDSVDKTVIQKYHTVNGHNCEVRKALSKQEMASASSSQRGRSGSGNFGGGRGGGFGGNDNFGRGGNFSGRGGFGGSHGGGGYGGSGDGYNGFGNDGSNFGGGGSYNDFGNYNNQSSNFGPMKGGNFGGRSSGPYGGGDQYFAKPRNQGGYGGSSSSSSYGSGRRF, encoded by the coding sequence ATGTCCAAGTCAGAGTCTCCCAAAGAGCCCGAACAGCTGCGGAAGCTCTTCATCGGAGGTTTGAGCTTTGAAACAACTGATGAGAGTCTGAGGAGCCATTTTGAGCAATGGGGAACGCTCACAGACTGTGTGGTAATGAGGGATCCAAACACGAAGCACTCCAGAGACTTCGGGTGTGTCACCTATGCCACTGTGGAGGAGGTGGATGCGGCCATGAATGCAAGGCCACACAAGGTGGATGGAAGAGTTGTGGAACCAAAGAGAGCCAtctcaagagaagattctcaaagacctggtgcccacttaactgtgaaaaagatttttgtcagtggcattaaagaagacactgaggaacatcacttaagagattattttgaacagtatgggaaaattgaagtgattgaaatcatgactgaccgaggcagtggcaaaaagagaggctttgcTTTCATAACTTTTGATGACCATGACTCTGTAGACAAGACTGTCATTCAGAAATACCACACTGTGAATGGCCACAACTGTGAAGTAAGGAAAGCCCTatctaagcaagagatggctagtgctTCATCGAGTCAGAGAGGTCGAAGTGGTTCTGGAAACTTTGGTGGTGGTCGtggaggtggttttggtgggaatgacaactttggtcgtggaggaaacttcagtggtcgaggtggctttggtggcagccacggtggtggtggatatggtggcagtggggatggctataatggatttggtaatgatggaagcaattttggaggtggtggaagctacaatgattttggcaattacaacaatcaatcttcaaattttggacccatgaaaggagggaactttggaggcagaagttcTGGCCCCTATGGCGGTGGAGACCAATACTTTGCCAAACCACGAAACCAAGGTGGCTATGGcggttccagcagcagcagtagctatggcagcggcagaaggttttaa